The genomic segment CTGAAGCGGAAGATGGCCGAGTACGAGGCGTTGAGGGTGGAGATCGAGGAGTTGAAGAGGGAGGTGGAAGGGTCCCAATGAATCGAAAGACCAGATATTCGAGTCGCATCTTGCTAAGCATTGCAAAACGCCTTCCACGCGGCTATTGGCCAGTCATCAGAGCGGCGGCCAACCGAGATTCCAGTCTGCAGGACCTGCCAATTAAACTGAAGGACATCTCATACGAACTCCGGGCAGATCTTCGCGAAAGTGTTTTTGTCCCTCTGTATCTCCACGGCCGAATTCCGCATCAGGTCGGATTTGACAAGGTCTGTCGTCGTGTTCTCCGGGTAGGAGATACCGTCTTCGATATTGGTGCGAACGTTGGATATACATCTGCACTCTTTTCGGATCTGGTTGCTGAAGCCGGCAACGTACTCGCCATCGAACCTTCACCAGGGGCATTCGCGCTCTTGCATCGGTCTCTGGCGGAAGTCCCGAATATCGAACTCGTAAACGTCGGTGTTTCTTCGGGAGAAGGCGAACTTACCTTCTATGTGCCGTCTCAGCTTGATCGTGCCAGGCTCGTCCCGATCAACGGCGCCAAAGAAATAATGATTCCAACGGTTGCGGTCGATGCGCTTGGCGTTCGCTATGGCCATCCCACCTTCCTGAAGGTCGATGTCGAAGGACACGAGCCTGAGGTTTTTTGCGGTGCCGCAGCAACCTTGGCACGGGGCGATCGGCCCATCATCGTGTTCGAAGCGCTCGACCCCGCTGCGCTTCGGCAATGCCTCGACGTGTTGGAAAAGCTAAGCAATCGGGCTTACCGTTTCTTGCGCATCAGGAACGACGGTGCGCTGGTGCCGATCGACGCTGTGGACGGGTCAAGCGATTACCTTGCCATGCCGGAGTGGGCCGAGAATAGGATCTTGCCGCTTGCGAAATGAATGAAATGAAGAGGGTTCCCTCACTCGCTTGGTCCGGCGCGCCCACTTTCGGCTACTCACCGGCACCGCTCGCATACGGAATCCGGAAGCGAGCTGCGTCTCGCAGAATGGGCGCATCTGTCTTATCTGCGCATCTCTTTCTTCAAATACTCGCGTTAAAAAGCGCGTTCTTGTCGGCCGCGATGGCCAGTGGTCGCTAGCGCCAATCCTCATTCACGTTCACTGCATCAATACGATGCGCGCCCGATCAGCGACCTAAACATGGCCTTCGAACTCCTCCTCTCTGCACTTGTGACTGTACTCTGCCTAGTGCTCGCATGGAGTGCCAGACGCTCATTTGTGAGCGTGCATCTCCTGCCATTGGGTCTGCTCTGCACTGCTCTTCCCCTTGTGCGTATTGTTTTTGGCGGCAGTCCTTGGAGGGCGTCTGACGAGACCATCGCTTTTGCATATGGCTCGATCGCGTTGTATGCGCTTTGTATCTGGCTTGGTGCGAAGGCACTTCGGGATAAGAGCCTCGCGCGTTTCGCTGCCTGGATTGCAAGCGTAGATCGGAACGAATTACCTACAGCGCAGGCCGTATGGGTCATATCAGCACTCTGGTTGACGAGGCTCTACCAAGCGGCGGAGTACGGCGTACTTGTGTCTGGCTCCGCCACTGAGGAGGCTATTCGAAGCATGCCGTACTGGCTCACCAGCTTCAACTCGATTCTGGTACTGGTGGGAATGGGGTCTACGGTTGTACTGGCTCTTGCTGCGTCGCGTGGTTCGACGAAACTCTGGATTCTTGTATTGCTCGAACTCACTTGGACCTTTGTAAGCGAAGGTCGAAGGCAATTCCTGTTCCTTGCCTTGCTTCTACTGTGGATTGCGCGACGAGCAATGGCGCTGCGGGCCAGGACGTTGATCATCGGCGCCGCGCTGTCTGTCGTCCTTCTTTACGTTCTTACACCAGTATTTCTATACGGGCGTGAATACAATCAGACTCTCTTGGCAGCCGGGTTGTCACCCGTCGCAGCATTCCTATCAGCGTTCTCGCAGAGCTGGAATGAGTGCGGGGTCACGCTGGCGTGCTCGGATCGGGCAGGAGTCAATGTAGTCGAGCGCGGGAATGCGATGGAGTTCCTTAAGCTCATCGTGGGGGCGGAGCGCCAAGGCTCCGATTATCTACTTGGGCTCGGATTTCTCTATTCCCTCGTTTGGGCTATCCCGGGTTTTCTCATCCGCAAACCCGACTTGATGACGGAACAGTATCTTCAGGTTCATTTTGCTCTTCCACTGCAGGATGATGCGATTTCGATCCCCGCGCTTGCCTACGCGGACTTCGGCATACTCGGATGTGCTTTCGCAGGTATTACTTTATCGATCTACGTCTATTATGTAGCGGCTTACGCAAGACACCGGCATCAACTACTGGTGTTCGCCTCTATCGCGATGGGAGTATTGACAACACTCTGGAATATCGAAGGTGACCCAATCAGCTATGTCATCGTTATCAGAGATTCCTTCATTGTTCTGGCGGTCGCCACGATTACCGCCTCTCTTTACAGAATAGTCCGACGCGGGAGAATCCAATGAGCCAGGACTCCCTCGGGACGGTTGTCATAACTTTCCCGCTGGTCCGTTGCCATTAGAGTCATGGCGCTCTCCCGGAACGCGCTATTGGCTGCTCTAGCCGCAATCGCTCTCACCGGCAGCCGATTCGTACTCACCGCCATCGCAGCACGCAGGCTCTCACAAGCCGACTTTGGCCAGTTTGCCTATGCGATATGGCTGGTGGATATCGCTTTCCTCGTTTGCTCGCTGGGTGCAACGGGCGCGGTCGGCCGCTACGCCGCGGAGTTGCGCGCCGACACGCCTCGGCTTGCCGCGTTCATGCACCACTGGCGACCATGGGCCGCCGGATTGCCGCT from the Thermodesulfobacteriota bacterium genome contains:
- a CDS encoding FkbM family methyltransferase; its protein translation is MNRKTRYSSRILLSIAKRLPRGYWPVIRAAANRDSSLQDLPIKLKDISYELRADLRESVFVPLYLHGRIPHQVGFDKVCRRVLRVGDTVFDIGANVGYTSALFSDLVAEAGNVLAIEPSPGAFALLHRSLAEVPNIELVNVGVSSGEGELTFYVPSQLDRARLVPINGAKEIMIPTVAVDALGVRYGHPTFLKVDVEGHEPEVFCGAAATLARGDRPIIVFEALDPAALRQCLDVLEKLSNRAYRFLRIRNDGALVPIDAVDGSSDYLAMPEWAENRILPLAK